Proteins from a genomic interval of Yoonia sp. GPGPB17:
- a CDS encoding RrF2 family transcriptional regulator — protein MKRNSRLSLALHTLSHMAGSPDRVRTSSDIAEHAGTNPVVVRRVLGKLREAGLLTSEKGHAGGWRLARAPQDITLADVYLALEERMVATDDTSEASSCSVEHALHERVSSVLEEIEENLVRRLGETSIAEVRGT, from the coding sequence ATGAAACGGAACTCTCGTCTTTCTCTTGCCCTGCACACCCTCAGTCATATGGCGGGGAGCCCTGATCGTGTGCGCACCTCCTCTGACATTGCAGAGCATGCAGGAACCAACCCTGTCGTCGTGCGCCGTGTTCTGGGCAAGTTGAGGGAAGCGGGCCTGCTTACGTCGGAAAAAGGCCACGCCGGTGGTTGGCGGTTGGCGCGCGCGCCGCAGGATATCACCCTTGCGGATGTCTACCTTGCCTTAGAAGAACGGATGGTCGCGACAGATGACACAAGCGAAGCATCGTCCTGTTCCGTCGAACACGCGCTACATGAACGCGTTTCAAGTGTTCTTGAGGAGATTGAAGAAAACCTGGTCCGGCGACTGGGTGAAACGTCAATCGCCGAGGTACGCGGCACCTGA
- a CDS encoding radical SAM protein, with protein sequence MLTKTPVVQIHLSRFCNLKCLHCYSSSSPTERHALPVEDVLRTTAALSKSGYRRVSLSGGEPVLAPGFRALANGLAAQGFDVAVITNGTRPGPLMKAMAEGAVHHASVSFDGPEPIHDMIRGRNGSFRTALKTLQELANCGYSCGAVLSVTKHSFPHLPDVVELVRQTGAAHIQLHPIALSGRARRQEETVGPELSPEALLRLVAVGRLLQNIYPDLQIQADALLGEELHRFKHSETDLISPLVIADDGALLPFCFDISRKYSLGQLGEPGLDFRLGARLKSLLDTVTNRLADVPATNFYRELVVGSACDNFSGTTDDCLAETVE encoded by the coding sequence ATGCTGACCAAAACGCCAGTTGTGCAGATACACCTGTCTCGCTTTTGCAACCTCAAATGTTTGCATTGCTATTCCTCATCCAGTCCGACCGAACGGCATGCGCTTCCGGTCGAGGACGTTCTGCGCACCACGGCGGCGCTGTCAAAGTCTGGGTATCGCCGTGTCTCCCTGTCCGGGGGTGAGCCTGTGCTTGCCCCCGGGTTCCGCGCGTTGGCCAATGGGCTTGCCGCGCAAGGTTTCGATGTCGCAGTTATTACGAACGGAACGCGACCGGGGCCCTTAATGAAAGCGATGGCCGAAGGAGCTGTGCATCATGCGTCTGTCAGTTTCGATGGACCAGAGCCCATACACGACATGATTAGAGGGCGAAACGGCTCATTCCGTACGGCGCTTAAAACGCTCCAAGAGCTGGCAAACTGCGGGTACTCATGTGGCGCGGTACTGTCTGTAACAAAGCACTCGTTTCCGCACCTGCCCGATGTGGTGGAACTTGTGAGGCAAACCGGGGCCGCTCATATTCAGTTGCATCCGATTGCGTTGTCCGGTCGGGCGCGGCGACAAGAAGAAACCGTTGGGCCGGAACTTTCGCCAGAAGCGTTGTTGCGCTTAGTGGCCGTCGGCCGTCTGCTTCAAAACATCTATCCCGATCTGCAGATACAGGCGGATGCTTTACTCGGAGAAGAGCTTCATCGCTTCAAGCATAGTGAAACCGACCTGATCTCGCCATTGGTGATCGCAGACGATGGGGCGCTGTTGCCATTTTGTTTTGACATTTCGCGCAAGTATTCGCTTGGACAACTAGGGGAGCCAGGTCTGGATTTTCGCTTGGGCGCGCGTCTGAAAAGTCTGCTTGATACCGTCACGAACCGACTTGCCGATGTTCCGGCAACGAATTTTTATCGCGAGTTGGTTGTTGGTTCTGCGTGCGATAACTTCAGCGGGACAACGGATGATTGCCTGGCCGAAACGGTTGAATGA
- a CDS encoding phosphatase PAP2 family protein: MPKYGGNTGGNTGGNTGGNTGGNTGGNTGGNTGGNTGTLNAFSRDHADSPASPLLSNALITARDGVTGYWDGEPNPDIGDLDRLKLPHDNSYLDHVRHPYQAKILQSLLMQYIRFDAIEEDPSDAMSKAGAAIWVDGHPITALTRPAPVFFAKQLTWLRAYADLRDDRLSEIHMQLDDMLSFFGAQAYLDTGRRKNSLMLLDAVRDFAIHIETPLKFYCRAPRPIDFAEQVQPMIQTPDHSSFPSGHSLEAFAIATVLYRLQTGKPPEDGYGDDKTVPALPFRLAHRIATNRTVAGVHFPVDSLAGAFIGCQVGEILYAIASGGILEPMDVNLGEPGSDFVLREMSGEKIGEAFKVTQNSVVKELWNRAAQEWPCAPAKV; the protein is encoded by the coding sequence ATGCCAAAGTATGGTGGAAACACAGGTGGCAATACAGGTGGTAATACCGGCGGCAACACGGGTGGGAATACCGGAGGAAATACCGGTGGCAATACTGGCGGCAATACCGGCACCCTGAATGCGTTTTCACGCGATCACGCGGATAGTCCAGCCTCGCCTTTGCTCAGCAACGCGTTGATTACGGCTCGGGACGGCGTGACGGGCTATTGGGATGGTGAACCAAACCCAGACATAGGAGATCTCGATAGGCTCAAGCTGCCGCATGACAACTCATATCTTGACCATGTGCGCCACCCCTATCAGGCGAAGATATTGCAGTCGCTTTTGATGCAATACATCCGCTTCGACGCGATCGAAGAAGACCCTTCAGACGCCATGTCAAAGGCTGGGGCTGCGATTTGGGTCGACGGCCATCCGATCACTGCACTGACCCGCCCCGCCCCGGTTTTCTTTGCAAAGCAACTCACGTGGTTGCGAGCCTACGCGGATTTGCGCGACGATCGGCTATCAGAAATCCACATGCAGCTTGATGACATGCTGTCGTTTTTCGGGGCCCAGGCCTATCTGGACACAGGACGACGCAAAAACAGTCTGATGCTGCTGGATGCCGTGCGTGATTTCGCGATCCACATTGAGACGCCACTTAAGTTTTACTGCCGCGCGCCGCGCCCGATTGATTTTGCAGAGCAAGTACAACCAATGATCCAGACACCGGATCATTCCAGCTTTCCATCCGGCCACAGTCTTGAAGCGTTCGCCATCGCAACGGTTCTTTACCGGCTTCAGACCGGAAAACCGCCCGAAGACGGTTACGGGGATGACAAGACTGTTCCGGCTCTGCCCTTCCGGTTGGCCCATCGCATTGCAACCAATCGAACGGTTGCTGGCGTGCATTTCCCTGTCGATTCGTTGGCGGGGGCTTTCATTGGGTGCCAGGTCGGCGAAATCCTCTATGCTATTGCTTCAGGCGGGATATTAGAGCCAATGGATGTGAATCTGGGCGAACCCGGCAGCGACTTTGTTCTTAGAGAAATGTCGGGAGAGAAGATAGGTGAGGCTTTCAAAGTAACCCAGAACTCCGTCGTCAAAGAGCTGTGGAACCGCGCCGCGCAAGAATGGCCCTGCGCACCGGCCAAGGTGTGA
- a CDS encoding AfsR/SARP family transcriptional regulator produces the protein MTPISAKAQALLAMLAVAPHGTRSREWLKSKLWSTRARDQAAGSLRQCLLQIRRSLGDAAQVIAADRHNVSIDLDRVEIRSAERGELLEGVPIFDDAFAVWLRQERLALPNSSREVLSSIACDIGHEPAQENRIDCHNRSRRTDDGVVCAIGG, from the coding sequence GTGACACCAATATCCGCCAAGGCGCAGGCGCTTCTGGCTATGCTGGCGGTTGCTCCTCATGGAACGCGCAGCCGCGAATGGTTGAAATCCAAGCTTTGGAGCACCCGCGCCCGAGACCAAGCAGCGGGAAGTTTGCGCCAGTGCCTTTTGCAAATCCGCCGATCACTGGGTGACGCGGCACAAGTTATCGCCGCTGACCGTCATAACGTGTCCATCGACCTGGATCGGGTTGAAATACGATCCGCAGAGCGCGGCGAGTTGCTTGAAGGCGTGCCGATTTTCGATGACGCCTTCGCCGTTTGGTTGCGCCAAGAGCGTCTTGCGTTGCCAAACTCATCGCGCGAAGTCTTAAGCTCAATCGCTTGCGACATTGGCCACGAACCCGCGCAAGAAAATCGTATCGATTGTCACAATCGCTCCAGACGAACCGATGATGGAGTGGTTTGTGCAATCGGTGGCTGA
- a CDS encoding MAPEG family protein, with protein MIFAPITSISALLSGVIILLLTIKVIQLRRNGGVVLGDNDNRPLTKAIRGHANATEQVPIALILMGLAELQGGNTILLVLGAACLIVGRTLHGIYFAHDGTHWRLRMIGMALTLLAQIILLVALLLALIS; from the coding sequence ATGATTTTCGCGCCCATCACGTCAATATCAGCCCTATTGAGCGGTGTTATCATTCTTTTGCTGACGATAAAGGTGATCCAGCTGCGCAGAAATGGCGGCGTCGTCCTTGGCGACAACGATAACCGTCCTCTGACCAAGGCAATCCGTGGACATGCAAATGCGACCGAGCAGGTACCGATTGCATTGATCCTGATGGGGCTGGCCGAGCTTCAGGGTGGAAATACGATCCTACTGGTATTAGGTGCGGCATGCCTGATTGTTGGGCGTACACTGCACGGCATTTACTTTGCCCACGATGGGACACACTGGCGTTTGAGGATGATTGGCATGGCTCTGACCTTGTTGGCACAAATCATTTTGCTCGTTGCCTTGCTGTTGGCATTGATATCCTGA
- the rpmG gene encoding 50S ribosomal protein L33, giving the protein MAKPTTIKIRLNSTAGTGHFYVTKKNARTMTEKMVIKKYDPVVRKHVEYKEGKIK; this is encoded by the coding sequence ATGGCGAAGCCTACCACCATCAAGATCCGCCTGAACTCCACTGCGGGGACCGGGCATTTCTACGTCACGAAAAAGAACGCACGGACAATGACCGAAAAGATGGTCATCAAAAAGTACGACCCCGTTGTGCGCAAGCACGTCGAGTATAAGGAAGGCAAGATCAAGTAG
- a CDS encoding DUF2799 domain-containing protein: MRFLLFPSLILTLTSCAELTDLHCANINWYNFGYQTGLDGKPASVITGEAGICRASATPPREDLALQGYRVGLENYCTPTNAFRIGQRGEELSSFCMPEKLSLMRQPYQSGLQDLRLSEQIKGLEAERDRLQDQRDRADTDEDRRAEIRRDIRALDRRIDRLGDRRLLLAFIN; encoded by the coding sequence TTGCGCTTCCTGCTTTTTCCAAGCCTGATCTTAACATTGACCTCTTGCGCCGAGTTAACCGATCTGCATTGCGCCAACATCAACTGGTACAACTTTGGATACCAGACCGGCCTGGACGGAAAGCCTGCGTCGGTTATTACAGGCGAGGCAGGCATTTGCAGGGCCAGTGCGACACCACCCCGGGAAGATCTGGCGCTTCAGGGCTATCGGGTTGGTCTAGAAAACTATTGCACGCCGACCAACGCCTTTAGGATAGGTCAGCGTGGAGAAGAACTATCATCTTTCTGCATGCCAGAGAAATTGTCTCTTATGCGGCAGCCTTATCAAAGCGGCCTCCAAGATCTCCGGTTATCGGAGCAAATCAAGGGGCTTGAGGCTGAACGTGATCGGCTCCAGGATCAGCGCGACCGCGCCGATACAGATGAAGATAGACGCGCCGAAATCCGGCGTGATATTCGAGCGCTTGACCGCCGCATCGACAGACTTGGGGATCGCAGGCTGCTTCTTGCGTTCATTAATTAG
- the gatA gene encoding Asp-tRNA(Asn)/Glu-tRNA(Gln) amidotransferase subunit GatA, whose translation MSDLTKLTIAQARDAMRKGETSSAEITSACLTAIEGADALGAFVHHTPDIANAQAAAADTRIKAGDAPDMCGIPLGIKDLFCTKGVPSQAASRILEGFKPEYESTITSQLFDAGAVMLGKLNMDEFAMGSSNETSVYGNAVNPWRRGNDDAALTPGGSSGGSASAVAADLCLAATGTDTGGSIRQPAAFVGITGLKPTYGRVSRWGIVAFASSLDQAGPMTKDVRDAAIMLGAMSGHDPLDSTSADIPVPDFEAALTGDIRGKTIGIPKEYRMDGMPAEIEQLWADGTTMLKDAGAKIVDITLPHTKYALPAYYVIAPAEASSNLARYDGVRFGHRAKLAQGDGITEMYEKTRAEGFGPEVQRRVMVGTYVLSAGFYDAYYNRARRVRALIKQDFDKVFADGVDAILTPATPSAAFGLGEMADADPIQMYLNDVFTVTVNLAGLPGIAVPTGQDKQGLPLGLQLIGRPWEEDALLNVAYSLEQSAGFVAKPAKWW comes from the coding sequence ATGTCTGATCTGACCAAACTGACCATCGCCCAGGCCCGCGACGCGATGCGCAAGGGAGAAACATCCAGTGCCGAGATTACATCGGCTTGCCTGACCGCTATCGAAGGCGCCGACGCGCTGGGCGCTTTTGTCCACCATACGCCAGACATTGCAAATGCACAGGCTGCTGCTGCAGATACCCGCATCAAAGCCGGTGATGCACCGGATATGTGCGGCATCCCGCTGGGGATCAAAGACCTGTTCTGCACCAAAGGTGTCCCATCGCAGGCCGCCTCGCGCATTTTGGAAGGGTTCAAGCCAGAGTATGAAAGCACCATCACCAGCCAGCTTTTTGACGCGGGCGCGGTTATGCTGGGCAAGCTCAACATGGACGAATTCGCGATGGGCTCGTCAAATGAAACCTCTGTTTATGGCAACGCGGTCAACCCGTGGCGCCGCGGCAATGATGATGCCGCACTGACGCCGGGTGGGTCATCTGGTGGGTCGGCCAGCGCGGTGGCCGCAGACCTATGCCTTGCCGCGACCGGCACCGATACCGGCGGGTCGATCCGCCAGCCAGCCGCTTTTGTCGGTATCACGGGCCTGAAACCAACCTATGGCCGCGTGTCCCGATGGGGCATTGTCGCCTTTGCGTCGTCCCTCGATCAGGCCGGTCCCATGACCAAAGACGTGCGCGATGCGGCGATTATGTTGGGAGCGATGTCCGGGCATGATCCGCTGGATAGCACCAGCGCCGATATCCCCGTGCCCGATTTCGAAGCGGCCCTCACGGGCGACATTCGCGGCAAGACCATCGGTATTCCCAAGGAATACCGGATGGACGGTATGCCCGCCGAGATCGAACAGCTTTGGGCCGATGGGACGACCATGCTCAAGGACGCTGGCGCTAAGATTGTTGACATCACGCTGCCGCATACAAAATACGCTTTGCCCGCCTACTATGTGATCGCACCAGCCGAGGCCTCATCCAACCTTGCCCGTTATGACGGTGTGCGGTTTGGGCATCGCGCCAAGCTGGCACAGGGCGATGGGATCACCGAGATGTATGAAAAGACCCGCGCTGAAGGTTTTGGGCCAGAAGTACAGCGGCGGGTGATGGTAGGCACCTACGTGCTCTCCGCTGGGTTCTATGATGCTTACTATAACCGCGCGCGCCGGGTGCGGGCTTTGATCAAACAAGACTTTGACAAGGTTTTTGCCGACGGGGTTGATGCGATCCTGACGCCTGCAACGCCCTCTGCCGCATTCGGGCTAGGGGAAATGGCCGATGCTGATCCGATTCAGATGTACCTCAATGATGTCTTTACAGTGACTGTAAATCTTGCGGGCCTGCCGGGCATCGCTGTACCAACGGGACAAGACAAACAGGGCTTGCCGCTGGGTTTGCAGTTGATCGGTAGGCCATGGGAAGAGGACGCATTGCTGAATGTGGCTTATAGCCTTGAGCAATCTGCCGGATTTGTGGCCAAACCGGCGAAGTGGTGGTAA
- a CDS encoding ceramidase domain-containing protein, which produces MDWFEQVDGYCERTDFTYWSEPLNAVTNIAFIIAAVILWRRSAGVPLARVLTAVLFMIGVGSYLFHTHATIWALLLDVAPIGAFILIYLFAVNRDIVRMRGWVAFLATLGFFPYAAAVIWMTEQVLFLAISNFYWTVPLLLIIYAVPLRRRPGIASGFMIGAAILTTSITLRSVDEMLCETITFGTHFLWHVLNGIMLGWMIHVYTRHMLATDRAGR; this is translated from the coding sequence ATGGACTGGTTCGAACAGGTTGACGGTTACTGCGAGCGGACGGATTTCACTTATTGGTCGGAGCCGCTGAATGCGGTCACCAACATTGCATTCATCATAGCGGCGGTGATCCTATGGCGACGCAGCGCAGGCGTGCCATTGGCCCGTGTGCTGACTGCGGTGCTTTTCATGATCGGTGTCGGCAGTTATCTGTTCCATACCCATGCGACGATCTGGGCATTGCTTTTGGACGTGGCACCGATCGGGGCTTTCATCCTGATCTACCTTTTCGCGGTCAATCGCGACATTGTCCGGATGCGCGGGTGGGTCGCATTCCTCGCCACACTCGGGTTTTTCCCCTATGCTGCCGCTGTTATCTGGATGACCGAGCAGGTGCTATTCCTGGCGATTTCCAACTTTTACTGGACCGTGCCTTTGTTGTTGATCATCTATGCCGTCCCCTTGCGTCGTCGGCCCGGTATCGCATCCGGTTTTATGATCGGTGCCGCGATATTGACCACGTCAATTACCCTTCGTTCGGTCGATGAAATGCTGTGCGAAACGATTACTTTTGGCACGCATTTCCTATGGCATGTCCTCAACGGCATCATGTTGGGCTGGATGATCCACGTTTACACGCGCCATATGCTTGCGACTGACCGCGCAGGGCGCTAA
- a CDS encoding nucleoside deaminase, with the protein MDFRTYMNVALDEAGAAGARGEVPVGAVVAGPEGVIAQAGNRTRELHDPTAHAEVLAIRAACVALGQERLTGYDLYVTLEPCPMCAAAISNARIARLYYGAADPKSGGVAQGPRVFNHPQCHHAPEVYDGIDAQRSETLLKAFFANRR; encoded by the coding sequence ATGGATTTTCGCACGTATATGAATGTTGCCTTGGACGAGGCGGGCGCGGCGGGCGCAAGGGGCGAGGTGCCTGTGGGGGCTGTGGTTGCCGGGCCCGAGGGTGTCATTGCCCAAGCAGGAAACCGAACCCGCGAATTGCATGATCCGACAGCCCATGCCGAAGTTCTCGCAATTCGGGCGGCCTGTGTCGCCTTGGGGCAGGAACGGCTGACGGGCTACGACCTCTACGTCACTCTGGAGCCTTGTCCGATGTGTGCGGCGGCCATCAGCAATGCCCGGATTGCGCGGCTTTATTATGGGGCGGCGGACCCCAAATCAGGTGGTGTTGCGCAAGGGCCGCGCGTGTTCAACCATCCACAGTGTCATCACGCGCCAGAGGTCTATGACGGGATTGATGCGCAGCGTTCCGAAACGCTGCTAAAAGCATTCTTTGCAAATCGCAGGTAA
- a CDS encoding class I SAM-dependent methyltransferase, translated as MTKDIYDPAFVAELFDRCSSNYRWWSEVTSFGFVGRWRKQCVALLQKGSSDAPDIVDLMAGTGEVWPYLLARFPQVNQIIAVDISHQMHLHAVARLHADRADQITHIEANALQTDLPADHADMLVSTFGLKTFSPDQQAVLARQIARILKPGGQFALIEASDPKDWGLRPLYRFYLDGVLPWVERFFLKGAQDFSMIGTYTRNFQNCGHMADALRAEGLDVNLRQHFFGCASSVSGKKPIAAKAAQH; from the coding sequence ATGACCAAAGACATCTATGATCCCGCTTTTGTCGCGGAACTTTTTGACCGCTGTTCGAGCAACTACCGTTGGTGGAGCGAAGTGACATCTTTCGGCTTTGTCGGACGGTGGCGCAAACAATGCGTGGCCCTGCTGCAGAAGGGGTCCTCTGACGCACCCGATATTGTGGATTTGATGGCAGGCACTGGAGAGGTCTGGCCATATCTGCTGGCCCGCTTCCCACAAGTAAACCAGATCATCGCCGTCGATATCTCGCATCAGATGCATCTGCATGCGGTCGCACGCCTTCACGCTGACCGCGCAGACCAGATCACCCATATCGAAGCAAACGCACTGCAAACTGATCTGCCAGCCGATCATGCGGATATGCTGGTCTCCACATTCGGGCTCAAGACTTTCAGCCCCGACCAACAAGCCGTCCTCGCGCGTCAAATTGCGCGAATCCTCAAACCCGGTGGACAATTTGCACTGATTGAAGCCTCGGACCCGAAAGACTGGGGGCTGCGCCCGCTCTATCGGTTTTATCTGGATGGGGTACTGCCTTGGGTGGAACGCTTTTTTCTCAAGGGTGCACAGGATTTCAGTATGATCGGCACCTACACCCGGAATTTTCAGAATTGCGGCCATATGGCAGACGCGTTGCGCGCAGAAGGGCTGGACGTGAACCTCCGCCAGCATTTCTTTGGGTGCGCCAGCAGTGTCTCCGGCAAAAAGCCGATTGCGGCAAAAGCAGCACAGCACTAA
- a CDS encoding pseudouridine synthase, which translates to MAKVLSRAGIASRREAERMIEDGRVSVNGKTITSPALNVTADDRIVVDGKQVGEPDPPRIWLYHKPAGLVTTERDEKDRPTVFASLPDNMPRVMSVGRLDLNSEGLLLLTNDGEVKRKLELPSTGWLRRYRVRINGSVSEAKLDELRAGITVEGIQYQPMVVTFDRQQGANAWLTVSLREGKNREIRRAMGAIGVTVNRLIRVSYGPFQLAALKQGEVEELKQRVVRDQLGISGKPTPKRVRKPVNRPARGKKRPS; encoded by the coding sequence ATCGCAAAAGTCCTGTCTCGGGCGGGCATCGCCAGCCGTCGTGAGGCGGAACGGATGATCGAAGACGGGCGCGTGAGCGTGAACGGCAAGACGATCACCAGTCCGGCGCTGAATGTGACGGCCGACGACCGGATTGTGGTGGACGGTAAGCAGGTGGGCGAACCCGATCCGCCGCGGATTTGGCTGTATCACAAGCCTGCGGGTCTCGTGACGACTGAACGGGATGAGAAAGATCGGCCGACGGTTTTCGCGTCGCTGCCCGACAACATGCCGCGTGTGATGTCCGTGGGACGGCTTGACCTGAATTCCGAAGGTCTGTTGCTGCTGACCAACGATGGGGAGGTCAAACGCAAGCTGGAGCTGCCCTCAACCGGCTGGCTGCGCCGCTACCGCGTGCGCATCAACGGGTCTGTCAGTGAGGCCAAACTTGATGAACTGCGCGCCGGGATCACGGTCGAAGGCATCCAATATCAGCCGATGGTCGTGACTTTTGATCGCCAACAAGGCGCTAACGCATGGCTGACGGTCAGCCTGCGCGAGGGCAAAAACCGCGAAATTCGCCGCGCTATGGGGGCGATCGGTGTGACCGTGAACAGATTGATCCGGGTCAGCTATGGCCCTTTCCAGCTTGCAGCACTCAAACAGGGCGAAGTTGAGGAGCTGAAACAGCGCGTTGTGCGTGATCAGCTCGGCATTTCCGGCAAACCGACCCCAAAACGGGTCCGAAAGCCCGTGAATCGCCCCGCAAGGGGGAAAAAGCGGCCCAGTTGA
- a CDS encoding TerC family protein produces the protein MADLLTLENAINLIMLCFLQAVLGFDNLLYISIESKRAPVAQQKAVRTWGIIVAVALRVVLLFTMIQLIDMLSEPFFIMDWEGVLEGGVNFATIVFVFGGAFIMYTAVKEIGHMLSMEDLGHDVEGKGAKSAVQVVILIVVMNLIFSFDSVLSALAITDVFPILAFAIILSGLAMLLLADGVTRFLEKNRMYEVLGLFILLIVGVVLLGEAGPAAAHAMHDDSLQIMVFGQDIIPMSKSTFYFSVVVLVAVEIIQSGYTRKLNAERAALQRHS, from the coding sequence TTGGCCGACTTGCTGACGCTTGAAAACGCTATCAACCTGATCATGCTGTGCTTTTTGCAGGCAGTTCTGGGTTTCGACAACCTGCTTTACATCTCGATTGAGAGTAAACGCGCACCCGTTGCGCAGCAAAAGGCTGTACGCACATGGGGCATCATCGTCGCCGTGGCCCTGCGCGTGGTGCTGTTGTTCACGATGATTCAGCTGATTGATATGCTCTCCGAGCCGTTCTTTATCATGGACTGGGAAGGTGTGCTTGAAGGCGGCGTGAACTTTGCCACCATCGTTTTTGTCTTTGGTGGGGCGTTCATCATGTATACGGCCGTCAAAGAGATCGGGCATATGCTGTCGATGGAAGACCTGGGGCATGACGTCGAAGGCAAGGGAGCCAAATCGGCCGTACAGGTGGTGATCTTGATTGTTGTCATGAACCTGATCTTTTCGTTCGACTCTGTTCTGTCAGCGCTTGCGATCACCGACGTGTTCCCGATCCTTGCGTTTGCGATCATTCTGTCCGGGCTTGCTATGCTGCTGCTGGCAGACGGCGTGACCCGTTTTCTAGAGAAGAACCGCATGTACGAGGTGCTTGGTCTTTTCATCCTCCTCATCGTCGGTGTTGTCTTGCTTGGAGAAGCTGGTCCTGCCGCCGCCCACGCAATGCATGATGACAGCTTGCAAATCATGGTCTTTGGTCAGGATATCATCCCGATGTCGAAATCCACTTTCTACTTCTCGGTGGTTGTTCTGGTCGCGGTGGAAATCATTCAATCCGGCTATACGCGCAAACTGAACGCAGAGCGTGCAGCGTTGCAAAGACACTCGTAA
- a CDS encoding 5-bromo-4-chloroindolyl phosphate hydrolysis family protein gives MAKRFGGKFSPDGQISTGQRVTVESDQKIAVSSGRVKLLYVPAIVLAATSLNEGPVTLVTALVGAAILTLAAWLLQEGLEAEAAYNARKVARRPALPRKMLATVLTGVGVAIAAYTGDSGTIGSVLYGIAAAGLHTATFGIDPMSDKRMEGVDTFQQDRVARVVDEAEAYLDVMKSQIEAVSDRRLTERIEDFQIIARRMIRTVEEDPRDLSGARKFLSVYLMGARDATIKFVDLYTRKKDTDVRADYEALLDDLEQNFAARTDKMLLDDRSDVDIEIKVLRDRLQREGVSLKTKGND, from the coding sequence ATGGCCAAGCGCTTTGGCGGCAAATTCAGCCCAGACGGCCAGATATCAACCGGCCAACGCGTCACGGTGGAAAGTGATCAAAAAATCGCTGTATCCAGCGGGCGGGTCAAGCTACTTTATGTGCCTGCAATTGTCTTGGCCGCCACATCGCTGAACGAAGGCCCGGTGACGCTAGTGACGGCGCTTGTGGGTGCTGCGATTCTGACGCTTGCAGCATGGCTGCTACAAGAGGGGCTGGAGGCCGAAGCCGCCTACAACGCTCGCAAAGTCGCCCGCCGCCCTGCCCTACCACGCAAGATGCTGGCCACGGTTCTGACAGGCGTAGGTGTAGCGATTGCCGCTTACACTGGGGACAGTGGCACGATTGGCTCGGTTCTTTATGGCATCGCCGCGGCTGGCCTGCACACCGCAACCTTCGGCATTGATCCAATGTCCGACAAACGCATGGAAGGTGTCGATACCTTTCAACAGGACCGCGTCGCCCGTGTGGTGGACGAGGCAGAGGCTTATCTGGATGTCATGAAATCCCAGATTGAAGCAGTGTCAGATCGCCGCCTGACCGAGCGGATTGAGGATTTCCAGATCATCGCCCGCCGCATGATCCGGACGGTCGAGGAAGACCCACGTGATCTGAGCGGCGCTCGGAAGTTCCTGAGCGTCTACCTGATGGGCGCGCGTGATGCGACGATCAAGTTTGTCGACCTCTACACGCGCAAGAAAGACACCGATGTGCGTGCGGATTACGAGGCGCTTTTGGACGATCTGGAACAGAACTTTGCCGCCCGCACCGACAAAATGCTGCTCGATGATCGCAGCGATGTGGATATTGAAATCAAAGTGCTCCGCGACCGCCTCCAACGCGAGGGTGTGAGCTTGAAAACGAAAGGGAACGATTAA